One genomic segment of Candidatus Baltobacteraceae bacterium includes these proteins:
- a CDS encoding MFS transporter: MGTSLKMGGRSYFYAARVAVASVIGTSIEWYDFFIFGLSAALVFPTLFFPKADPLAGLLASYVIFWVGFLGRPLGGVIFGHFGDRLGRRTMLVITLTTMGVATCAIGLLPTQSKIGDLAPVLLLILRLLQGAAIGGEWGGAVLMATEHAPDRSRGFFGSLPQIGVPIGLILSNLVYRTVAGHGEAALLAFGWRVPFLFSIVLVVVGLLVRLSVDETPAFKRVRDRAELVKAPILTVLTRDWKPVLIGSAIFLVVNGGFYLRAVQIFSYAAGPHSTLKIDPSVILNALIVGGCFALLALPASGYLADRFGRRPVCLAGAVLSIALAFPTYSLIDTRNPLLIAAGLALWECVSALIAGPLPALLCELFPSNVRYTGASLSYQFVSIVGGGLAPFIATALLSLSGGSSWVLALYVMLMAVISTIGVLLLPETREVALLPAFNAPS; encoded by the coding sequence ATGGGAACTTCTTTGAAGATGGGCGGGCGAAGCTATTTCTACGCCGCGCGCGTCGCCGTCGCGAGCGTGATCGGCACGTCGATCGAGTGGTACGATTTCTTCATTTTCGGACTTTCGGCGGCGCTGGTATTCCCCACGCTCTTTTTTCCAAAGGCCGATCCGCTCGCGGGGTTGCTCGCCTCGTATGTGATCTTCTGGGTTGGATTTTTAGGACGCCCCCTCGGGGGCGTCATTTTCGGTCACTTCGGGGATCGTCTCGGACGCAGAACGATGCTCGTCATTACTCTGACGACGATGGGCGTAGCGACCTGTGCGATTGGATTGCTGCCCACACAATCGAAAATCGGCGATTTGGCGCCGGTGCTGCTGCTGATTCTGCGACTGCTACAAGGTGCGGCGATCGGCGGCGAATGGGGCGGTGCCGTATTGATGGCGACCGAGCATGCGCCGGATCGGTCGCGCGGTTTCTTTGGCAGTCTGCCGCAGATTGGCGTGCCGATTGGCTTGATTCTTTCAAACCTGGTCTATCGCACGGTGGCGGGACACGGAGAAGCTGCGCTGCTCGCCTTTGGCTGGCGCGTGCCGTTTCTCTTCAGCATCGTTTTGGTGGTCGTTGGTTTGCTCGTCCGGCTCAGCGTCGACGAGACTCCGGCGTTCAAGCGCGTGCGCGATCGCGCGGAACTGGTAAAGGCACCTATACTTACCGTGCTTACGCGCGACTGGAAACCGGTCCTGATCGGGAGCGCCATCTTCTTGGTCGTCAACGGCGGATTCTATTTGCGCGCCGTGCAGATATTCAGCTATGCCGCCGGTCCACATTCGACATTGAAGATCGATCCGAGCGTCATCCTTAACGCGCTCATCGTGGGCGGCTGCTTTGCTCTCCTCGCACTGCCGGCATCGGGATATCTTGCCGATCGCTTCGGCCGCCGTCCGGTTTGCCTGGCTGGCGCGGTGCTAAGCATAGCGCTCGCGTTTCCGACGTACTCGCTCATCGACACACGTAATCCACTGCTGATAGCCGCGGGGCTCGCGCTTTGGGAATGCGTCTCGGCGCTCATCGCCGGTCCTCTGCCCGCGCTCTTGTGCGAGCTGTTTCCGAGCAACGTGCGGTACACCGGAGCGTCGCTGAGCTATCAGTTCGTCTCGATCGTCGGCGGCGGTCTTGCTCCGTTCATCGCCACCGCACTGCTCTCGCTTTCCGGTGGCAGTTCCTGGGTGCTTGCACTCTATGTCATGCTCATGGCAGTGATCTCCACAATCGGTGTGCTACTCCTACCGGAGACACGCGAGGTCGCGCTGCTGCCCGCGTTTAATGCGCCATCATGA
- the aroC gene encoding chorismate synthase: protein MFRYLTAGESHGPALVGILDGIPAHLKLDVSAINATLARRQGGYGRGARMKIEQDEVEFLAGVRGSETLGSPIAAIVRNRDHLTPKVRALMDPLTGAGDPLTNPRPGHADFAGALKYRQRDLRNVLERASARETAMRVCLGAICAQFLEALGVTTRSYVQRIGAVEADELDDWNQDDVEASDVRCPHPESAQRMIDAIDAAKAAGDTLGGQFIVRVDGLPVGIGSNRQPEQRLDGILAGAVMGMQTVKAVEIGMGAGVASRPGSQAHDVFALAGDGVVRGSNRAGGIEGGMSNGQPIIVRVSVKPIPTLMKALPSVNLHARTDAPATIVRSDVCVVPAGAIVGEAMVRLALMAPVLEKYGGDSMEETLDNLRRSADAAESLFEGAETENV, encoded by the coding sequence ATGTTTCGTTACCTGACAGCCGGCGAATCGCATGGGCCGGCGCTCGTCGGCATCCTCGACGGCATCCCCGCGCACCTCAAGCTCGACGTTTCGGCGATCAACGCGACGCTCGCACGCCGCCAGGGCGGCTACGGACGCGGCGCTCGCATGAAAATCGAGCAAGACGAGGTCGAGTTCTTGGCCGGCGTGCGCGGCAGCGAGACGCTTGGGTCGCCGATCGCGGCAATCGTGCGCAACCGCGACCATCTGACGCCGAAGGTTCGGGCGTTGATGGATCCGCTGACGGGCGCCGGCGATCCGTTGACCAATCCGCGGCCGGGTCACGCCGACTTTGCGGGGGCGTTAAAGTACCGGCAGCGCGACTTACGTAACGTCCTCGAGCGCGCGAGTGCGCGCGAAACCGCCATGCGCGTCTGTCTGGGCGCCATCTGCGCGCAGTTTCTCGAAGCGCTCGGCGTCACGACGCGCAGTTACGTGCAACGCATCGGCGCCGTCGAAGCGGACGAACTCGACGATTGGAATCAAGACGACGTCGAAGCGAGCGACGTGCGTTGCCCGCATCCCGAGAGCGCACAGCGCATGATCGACGCCATCGATGCGGCCAAAGCCGCGGGCGACACGCTCGGCGGTCAGTTTATCGTGCGCGTCGACGGTCTGCCGGTCGGCATCGGCAGCAATCGCCAGCCGGAGCAGCGCCTCGACGGAATTCTCGCGGGCGCCGTGATGGGCATGCAAACGGTAAAAGCGGTGGAGATCGGCATGGGGGCCGGCGTCGCGTCGCGGCCGGGTTCGCAAGCGCACGACGTCTTCGCGCTCGCCGGCGACGGCGTGGTTCGCGGCAGCAATCGCGCCGGCGGCATCGAGGGCGGCATGAGCAACGGTCAACCGATTATCGTGCGCGTTTCCGTCAAACCGATTCCGACGCTGATGAAGGCGTTGCCGTCGGTGAACTTGCACGCGCGTACGGACGCGCCGGCGACGATCGTGCGCAGCGACGTGTGCGTCGTTCCCGCGGGAGCGATCGTCGGCGAAGCGATGGTGCGTCTCGCGCTGATGGCGCCGGTTCTCGAGAAGTACGGCGGCGACTCGATGGAGGAAACGCTCGACAATCTGCGCCGCAGCGCGGACGCCGCGGAATCCTTATTCGAAGGGGCGGAAACGGAAAACGTATGA
- a CDS encoding 3-dehydroquinate synthase family protein has protein sequence MAAQEEDSPLTRLSPVAVNHDLEYPIAIGDRLHLEAAEFAAARGSGVVVVHDANPAVTAIARRYARAIGKDRVLGVAGFELGESRKRLATVERVLERLVRSGADRSTTIVGVGGGVASDLFGFAAATYMRGVAYAHVATSLVAMVDAAIGGKTGVDLPAGKNLAGVFCDPAAVFCEVSALYTLPMRSVREGLAEIVKAAIIEGDDLFDGLETLSAHGFALWPWTDLISAAVKVKTAIVADDRLEAGMRELLNLGHTFAHGIERASEYRVTHGSAVALGLRAAGLMALRTGRFSEREHLRVLTLLALFGMPLRTSVDAGAIYDAMLTDKKRRNGRLRFVLPRAIGDVEYGVECSDRTVRSVLGRLRHVPGSVKER, from the coding sequence GTGGCTGCACAAGAAGAAGATTCACCTCTAACGCGGTTGTCGCCGGTCGCCGTCAATCACGATCTCGAGTATCCGATCGCGATCGGCGACCGGTTGCACCTCGAGGCGGCCGAGTTCGCCGCGGCACGGGGCTCGGGTGTCGTGGTCGTCCACGACGCCAACCCGGCCGTTACGGCGATCGCGCGGCGATACGCGCGCGCCATCGGAAAAGATCGCGTCCTGGGTGTCGCCGGATTTGAGCTCGGCGAAAGCCGCAAACGCTTGGCGACCGTGGAGCGCGTGCTCGAACGGCTGGTGCGCTCGGGTGCCGATCGCTCGACGACGATCGTCGGCGTCGGCGGGGGCGTCGCCAGCGACCTCTTCGGATTCGCGGCGGCAACGTACATGCGCGGCGTCGCCTACGCACACGTCGCGACATCGCTGGTCGCAATGGTCGACGCGGCGATTGGCGGAAAGACGGGCGTCGATCTTCCGGCTGGTAAAAATCTCGCCGGCGTCTTCTGCGATCCGGCGGCCGTCTTTTGCGAGGTCTCGGCGCTCTACACGCTGCCGATGCGTTCGGTGCGCGAAGGATTGGCGGAGATCGTCAAAGCCGCAATTATCGAAGGCGACGACCTGTTCGACGGATTGGAAACGCTGTCGGCGCATGGATTTGCGCTTTGGCCGTGGACCGATCTCATTTCGGCGGCCGTCAAGGTGAAGACGGCCATCGTTGCCGACGACCGGCTGGAAGCGGGGATGCGCGAGCTCCTCAACCTCGGGCACACGTTCGCGCATGGGATCGAGCGCGCGTCGGAGTACCGCGTCACCCACGGATCCGCGGTCGCACTGGGATTGCGGGCAGCGGGATTGATGGCTTTGCGTACGGGACGTTTTAGCGAGCGCGAACACCTGCGCGTATTGACCTTACTGGCGCTCTTCGGCATGCCGCTGCGAACGTCGGTCGACGCCGGTGCGATCTACGACGCGATGCTCACCGATAAGAAACGCCGCAACGGCCGGCTGCGCTTCGTCCTGCCGCGCGCCATCGGTGACGTCGAATACGGGGTTGAATGTTCCGATCGCACGGTGCGTTCGGTGCTCGGACGATTGCGGCACGTCCCCGGTTCTGTAAAGGAACGCTGA
- a CDS encoding GspMb/PilO family protein → MKAAWLAVLALAIAGYAGVVAPAERTVRSLTRESQDLYELANRNEAVLRQRASLVRLRDRVRRDLDGLGAENTPAKAALALIELLDRVGKERDVAVGTFAPDETAESGDAQQISLAIHGSYEAVLPFLSDLTRHRPLVEVESAELQRQSDTSDGSEIDGQVRVVLYHTAAGFIHTISTEVHPHDTTAHD, encoded by the coding sequence GTGAAGGCTGCATGGCTTGCAGTTCTCGCGTTGGCGATCGCCGGCTATGCCGGCGTCGTCGCGCCGGCCGAACGCACCGTTCGATCGCTGACGCGCGAAAGCCAAGATCTCTACGAACTGGCAAACCGCAACGAGGCGGTGCTTCGGCAGCGCGCGTCGCTGGTGCGCCTGCGCGACCGCGTTCGACGGGATTTGGACGGTTTGGGCGCGGAGAATACGCCGGCTAAAGCCGCGTTAGCGCTTATCGAACTGCTCGATCGAGTGGGAAAAGAGCGTGACGTAGCCGTCGGCACGTTCGCGCCGGACGAAACGGCTGAAAGCGGCGATGCGCAGCAAATCTCGCTCGCGATTCACGGCTCGTATGAAGCGGTGCTGCCGTTTCTGAGCGATTTGACGCGCCACCGTCCGTTGGTGGAAGTCGAGAGCGCGGAGCTGCAGCGGCAATCCGATACGAGCGATGGTTCCGAAATCGACGGCCAGGTTCGCGTGGTGCTGTATCATACGGCAGCCGGTTTCATTCACACGATTTCGACGGAGGTGCATCCGCATGATACGACCGCTCACGACTAA
- a CDS encoding type 1 glutamine amidotransferase domain-containing protein, protein MAQQTLNGLRVAILVENGFEQVEMEKPRAALEQAGAQTTLVSPQKDEVQAANHDDKGDTFPVDVTLADADPAQYDALLIPGGVRSPDVLRMNGKAVLFVRAFDTAKKPIAVICHGPWMLVETGIVRGRRVTSWPSLKTDILNAGGDWVDEPVVRDERIVTSRKPDDIPQFNDAMIELFATQGLAAGARH, encoded by the coding sequence ATGGCACAACAAACGTTAAACGGACTCCGCGTTGCGATTCTCGTGGAAAACGGATTCGAGCAAGTCGAGATGGAGAAACCGCGCGCCGCTCTGGAGCAAGCGGGAGCGCAAACGACGTTGGTCTCGCCGCAGAAGGACGAAGTGCAGGCTGCCAATCACGACGACAAGGGCGATACGTTTCCGGTCGACGTCACACTTGCCGACGCCGATCCGGCGCAGTACGATGCCCTGCTGATCCCCGGCGGCGTGCGCAGCCCGGACGTACTGCGCATGAACGGCAAGGCGGTGCTCTTCGTCCGCGCGTTCGATACCGCAAAGAAACCGATTGCAGTGATCTGCCACGGACCGTGGATGCTCGTGGAGACGGGCATCGTGCGCGGCCGTCGCGTTACGTCGTGGCCTTCGCTGAAAACCGATATCCTCAACGCCGGCGGCGATTGGGTCGACGAACCGGTCGTCCGCGACGAGCGCATCGTGACCAGCCGCAAGCCCGACGATATCCCGCAGTTCAACGACGCCATGATCGAACTGTTCGCGACGCAAGGGCTGGCCGCCGGCGCTAGGCATTAA
- a CDS encoding helix-turn-helix domain-containing protein, translating into MATFNALVLNGHYAELGVRELARKAGVGRSTFYQHFDDKTALLVEAMYPLLSIVANAAAGNEAPKLPWVLAHFEEQRANALEFFASAERAAIESAVTKLIEPQLPRSSTPLPRATIASTLSRTALGLIADWLAAEQRVGAEELAAVVTRTMLACRSALLVTG; encoded by the coding sequence GTGGCGACGTTTAACGCGCTCGTGCTTAACGGCCACTACGCGGAGTTGGGCGTACGGGAGCTCGCGCGGAAAGCCGGCGTCGGCCGCTCGACGTTCTACCAGCACTTCGACGACAAGACGGCCCTGCTCGTCGAAGCCATGTATCCGCTGCTTTCCATCGTTGCGAACGCCGCGGCGGGAAATGAAGCGCCCAAGCTGCCCTGGGTTCTCGCCCATTTCGAAGAGCAGCGCGCAAACGCGCTCGAGTTTTTTGCGTCTGCGGAACGCGCGGCCATCGAAAGCGCCGTGACGAAACTCATCGAGCCGCAATTGCCGCGCAGCTCGACTCCACTGCCGCGAGCCACGATCGCTTCGACGCTCTCGCGTACGGCGCTCGGTCTTATCGCCGATTGGCTCGCGGCCGAGCAGCGCGTTGGGGCAGAGGAGCTCGCCGCGGTCGTGACCAGAACGATGCTGGCCTGCCGCAGCGCGCTCCTCGTTACCGGTTAA
- a CDS encoding prepilin peptidase, translated as MSVVAASLETVLTLSVLAAIAYERMHANGLKARVLDARAMTIAVAATLARGWLARRGVGGIETSIAFGIAAVAAITDLHCGYVFDRVLLAGSVALMAAEAAHGRLSFALEGGAVAAAALAVPWAVTRARGLGFGDVKLAGVLGCALGPYDAMRALWFAFVIGALVAVACIVTRRRSRGDAMPFAPFVALGAVMSAGSAAW; from the coding sequence GTGAGCGTCGTTGCGGCGTCCCTCGAGACCGTTTTAACACTGAGCGTTCTGGCGGCAATCGCTTATGAAAGGATGCACGCGAACGGCTTGAAAGCGCGGGTGCTCGACGCTCGTGCGATGACGATAGCGGTCGCGGCGACGCTCGCACGCGGCTGGTTGGCCCGGCGCGGCGTCGGTGGAATCGAGACGTCGATCGCCTTCGGTATCGCCGCCGTTGCCGCAATTACCGATCTCCACTGCGGATATGTGTTCGACCGCGTACTGCTCGCCGGGAGCGTTGCGTTGATGGCCGCGGAGGCGGCGCACGGAAGGCTGAGTTTTGCGCTGGAAGGCGGTGCGGTCGCGGCGGCGGCGCTTGCCGTGCCGTGGGCGGTGACCCGCGCGCGCGGTCTGGGGTTTGGCGATGTAAAGCTCGCGGGCGTCCTGGGTTGTGCGCTCGGACCGTACGACGCGATGCGGGCACTGTGGTTCGCGTTTGTGATCGGAGCGCTCGTCGCGGTTGCGTGCATCGTGACGCGCCGCCGCTCGCGCGGTGACGCGATGCCGTTCGCGCCGTTCGTCGCACTGGGGGCGGTGATGTCGGCGGGAAGCGCGGCGTGGTGA
- the pilM gene encoding pilus assembly protein PilM yields MRSIPLGVDIGKTRIRVAAAVRAASGAVELVGVASREAPDEPEAAATVLDDLRRELGTRERRCVLSLPASAGVLKVLRFPKMSDAERRNAALFESERIVSWNSKEIATVVRAHWVNVRDGLVAIGVAREEALRARVACARRAGLSVAGVDHDACAMRRAFPFADAVLDVGCESSSLHVFSASGPLSVTIPAGGAEVTAGICRDLGIDSTAAERRKRILGTAGAGEGARDAFVARVAATIHDVRERHPVRRLAMTGNGARLPGLAEFVEAAVGAMVDVPVSDLLRVAAYPDDVARSAAPDWTLAASLAAWETP; encoded by the coding sequence ATGCGGTCGATTCCGTTGGGCGTCGATATCGGCAAGACGCGGATACGCGTCGCCGCGGCCGTCCGAGCGGCGTCGGGAGCCGTGGAGCTCGTCGGCGTCGCGTCGCGCGAGGCGCCGGACGAGCCCGAAGCAGCGGCGACGGTTCTCGACGATCTTCGTCGCGAGCTCGGAACGCGCGAGCGCCGCTGCGTGTTGTCACTGCCGGCCAGCGCCGGCGTGCTAAAGGTCTTGCGCTTTCCGAAGATGAGCGATGCCGAGCGTCGCAACGCGGCGCTCTTTGAGTCCGAGCGTATCGTTTCGTGGAACTCCAAGGAGATCGCCACCGTGGTTCGCGCGCATTGGGTGAACGTGCGTGACGGGCTCGTTGCAATCGGCGTCGCGCGCGAGGAGGCGCTGCGCGCGCGGGTTGCGTGTGCCCGTCGGGCCGGGTTGTCGGTTGCCGGCGTCGATCACGATGCGTGCGCGATGCGCCGAGCGTTTCCGTTCGCCGATGCAGTGCTCGACGTCGGATGCGAATCGTCGAGCTTGCACGTCTTCTCAGCGTCGGGCCCGCTGTCGGTGACCATTCCGGCGGGCGGCGCGGAGGTGACGGCCGGCATCTGCCGCGATCTCGGGATCGATTCCACCGCGGCCGAGCGCCGAAAGCGCATCTTGGGAACCGCGGGCGCCGGCGAGGGAGCGCGCGACGCGTTCGTCGCACGCGTCGCCGCAACGATTCACGACGTGCGCGAACGCCACCCCGTTCGCCGTCTTGCCATGACGGGAAACGGCGCGCGTTTGCCGGGACTTGCGGAGTTCGTCGAAGCCGCGGTCGGGGCGATGGTGGACGTCCCCGTCAGCGACTTACTGCGCGTTGCCGCGTATCCCGATGACGTCGCGCGCTCGGCCGCTCCGGATTGGACGCTCGCAGCGTCGCTTGCCGCATGGGAAACACCGTGA
- a CDS encoding secretin N-terminal domain-containing protein — MTYSRMVPMLLLAVLLCAAVERSAITIDAHDVDISDVISLLAAESGVNLVTDRSVKPERITVHLHDVSFEEALQAITVAHGLSVRREGSILIVASGQSQSTANATAVFALHHAEPEDVARELTAVLPQGTVVVPDKRTGALFVGGDASVASRARTLVGALDSARLSEAGGSRTTSYPLRYLRPDDAVAKLKALLPDGNVLADEEQNAVLVSGGERVQSVARGLLAQIDVASPQVLFEVKVADLTPVNDSSNVGFEFGGLDLTGQPLPGAATYAFTTGTIPVNARLNLLVSKGHAQILATPKLVTINNKEANLMIGETYPIVYSTSVLGGQNVQYVDIGVHLRLTPTIGSDGSVTADLHPEYSELVGFTSTGYPIVANRKIDSTLRVQDGSTIVLGGLMRDTSSETIDKVPGLGDIPIIGGLFKNKQTNHERDEIVFLITPHVIYPGSTPPAK, encoded by the coding sequence GTGACATATTCCCGCATGGTGCCGATGCTGCTGCTGGCGGTTCTCTTGTGCGCGGCCGTCGAACGCAGCGCAATAACGATCGACGCTCACGACGTCGACATTAGCGACGTGATTTCGTTGTTAGCGGCGGAGTCAGGCGTGAACTTGGTCACGGATCGATCGGTCAAACCAGAACGCATCACGGTACACTTGCACGACGTCAGTTTCGAGGAGGCACTGCAGGCGATTACCGTCGCGCACGGGCTGTCGGTGCGCCGCGAAGGCTCGATTCTCATCGTCGCGAGTGGCCAGTCTCAGAGTACCGCGAACGCTACCGCGGTTTTTGCACTGCACCACGCGGAGCCCGAAGACGTGGCGCGCGAGCTCACCGCGGTTCTGCCGCAAGGAACCGTCGTGGTTCCCGACAAGCGCACGGGCGCGCTCTTCGTCGGCGGCGACGCGTCGGTCGCGAGCCGTGCGCGCACGCTGGTTGGCGCGTTGGATTCCGCGCGGTTATCGGAGGCGGGCGGCTCGCGAACCACATCGTATCCTCTGCGGTACCTACGGCCCGATGATGCCGTCGCCAAGCTCAAGGCGCTGTTGCCCGACGGCAACGTGCTCGCCGACGAGGAGCAGAACGCGGTGCTGGTGTCGGGCGGGGAGCGCGTGCAGTCGGTTGCCAGGGGATTGCTCGCGCAGATCGACGTCGCAAGCCCGCAGGTCCTGTTCGAGGTCAAAGTCGCCGACCTGACGCCCGTGAACGACTCGAGCAACGTCGGTTTCGAGTTCGGTGGGTTGGATCTGACCGGCCAGCCGCTTCCGGGTGCGGCGACCTATGCCTTTACGACGGGAACGATACCGGTCAACGCCCGCCTGAACTTGCTGGTGAGCAAAGGCCACGCGCAGATTCTGGCGACACCGAAGCTCGTGACGATTAACAACAAGGAAGCGAATCTCATGATCGGAGAGACCTACCCGATCGTCTATAGTACCTCGGTACTCGGTGGACAAAACGTGCAATACGTGGATATCGGGGTTCATCTTCGCTTGACGCCGACTATCGGCTCCGACGGCAGCGTCACGGCGGACCTCCATCCGGAGTACAGCGAGCTCGTCGGCTTTACGTCGACCGGCTATCCGATCGTCGCCAATCGAAAGATCGATTCGACATTGCGGGTCCAAGACGGTTCCACGATCGTGCTCGGCGGCCTCATGCGCGACACAAGCAGTGAGACCATCGATAAGGTTCCGGGCCTCGGCGATATTCCGATTATCGGCGGTTTGTTCAAGAACAAGCAAACCAATCACGAACGCGACGAGATCGTATTCTTGATTACGCCGCACGTTATCTATCCAGGCAGCACCCCACCGGCTAAGTAG
- a CDS encoding shikimate kinase: MKRHLALVGFMAAGKSTIGKRLARKLKSAFYDIDDVVVRDHGAISDIFYNEGETAFRRYEKAALAEVLENGEAGIVALGGGALTIEENQKLLKKRAYRVFVKVSPEQALERMRRSKVVRPLLGPTPALNKIRELYTKRMPQYAHADYVVEVDGMTTSQAVDDIIAWLHKKKIHL, from the coding sequence ATGAAACGGCATTTGGCACTCGTCGGCTTCATGGCGGCGGGTAAATCCACTATCGGCAAGCGCCTGGCGCGCAAGCTCAAGAGCGCCTTTTACGATATCGACGACGTCGTGGTGCGCGATCATGGCGCGATCTCGGACATTTTTTATAACGAAGGCGAGACGGCGTTCCGGCGCTACGAGAAAGCCGCGCTCGCCGAAGTGCTCGAAAACGGCGAGGCGGGCATCGTCGCGCTCGGCGGCGGCGCCCTGACGATCGAAGAGAACCAAAAACTGCTCAAGAAGCGCGCCTACCGCGTCTTCGTGAAAGTGTCGCCCGAACAAGCGCTGGAACGGATGCGGCGCAGTAAGGTCGTTCGACCGCTGCTCGGGCCCACGCCGGCGCTGAATAAGATCCGCGAGCTGTATACCAAGCGCATGCCGCAATACGCGCATGCCGACTACGTGGTGGAAGTCGACGGGATGACCACCTCGCAGGCCGTCGACGATATCATCGCGTGGCTGCACAAGAAGAAGATTCACCTCTAA
- a CDS encoding prepilin-type N-terminal cleavage/methylation domain-containing protein → MPDRKHLASQRGFTLIEMMIVVAIIAILVSILVPNFIRARAQAQTAACEANLKEIATALELYETDNEKYPASGTVNASNTDLQPYLKQTPVDPAAGPSAYYTFTVTGSGASTATYTIVCPGVHDPGTLQNITPNTTLTHIQYTSAAGFSAAN, encoded by the coding sequence GTGCCAGATCGCAAGCATTTAGCGTCCCAACGAGGGTTTACCCTGATCGAAATGATGATCGTCGTGGCGATCATTGCGATTCTGGTGAGCATCTTAGTCCCGAATTTCATTCGCGCGAGGGCGCAAGCGCAGACCGCAGCGTGCGAGGCGAATCTCAAGGAAATCGCGACGGCACTCGAGCTGTACGAAACCGATAACGAGAAATATCCCGCGAGCGGTACGGTTAACGCGAGCAACACGGATCTGCAACCCTATCTGAAGCAAACGCCGGTCGATCCTGCCGCGGGTCCTAGCGCGTACTACACGTTTACCGTGACCGGATCCGGTGCGTCGACGGCGACGTATACGATCGTTTGCCCCGGCGTGCACGATCCCGGCACGTTACAGAACATTACGCCGAACACGACGCTCACCCACATTCAGTACACGTCGGCCGCAGGGTTTTCGGCGGCGAACTGA